The Lemur catta isolate mLemCat1 chromosome X, mLemCat1.pri, whole genome shotgun sequence genome has a window encoding:
- the LOC123628250 gene encoding X antigen family member 3-like, translating to MVWPEKAGHLEEGLQRLQGAAQGEVAPSFSFSETQSPARNMRYRGGSTYRPRLRRNQRGFPKRLGPVVAKQLSVEEPPQKEPPLATQDVTPGEKSDAGALEGPGDGKAKKECLWGPDLEADLQALSQPENGGECPGPDVKEEESLPNLKPVEVLEGGEGQPQV from the exons atggtttggccagaaaaggcGGGTCATCTTGAAGAGGGCCTTCAGAGgctacag GGAGCTGCGCAAGGAGAGGTCGcgccttccttctccttctcggAGACTCAGTCCCCAG CGAGAAATATGAGATACCGAGGAGGATCAACATACAGGCCTAGACTAAGAAGAAACCAGCGAGGATTTCCTAAGCGGCTTGGGCCTGTGGTT GCCAAACAGCTCAGTGTTGAAGAGCCTCCGCAGAAGGAGCCACCACTTGCAACTCAGGATGTTACTCCTGGAGAGAAGAGTGATGCGGGTGCACTTGAGGGTCCAGGTGATgggaaggcaaagaaagaatGTCTGTGGG gcccTGACCTGGAAGCTGATCTCCAGGCACTGTCTCAGCCAGAGAATGGGGGTGAATGCCCGGGTCCTGACGTCAAAGAAGAGGAGAGTCTACCAAATCTAAAGCCCGTGGAGGTGCTCGAAGGAG gtGAAGGACAACCACAGGTTTAA